The following nucleotide sequence is from Nesterenkonia xinjiangensis.
AGCTCCATGATCCTCGGCGTGATCGTCACCATCCTCTGGGAGCAGCTGGCGGACAGTGAGCTCAACGCCGTGATCGTCTCCCTGCCGGTGGCGGTCATCGCCCTGCTGGTGGTGAGCCTGCTGACCACCCCGCGTGCGGAGGCTCTGCCGGATGAACTCGCCGAACCCGACCCGGAGATCGACCCGCAGAAGGAGCGCTGACCCATGCCGGAGATACCCGGAGCCCGCACCGGCGACGAACCGCTGGTCATCCGCGAGGCGACGGTGGCCGACGTCGCCACCGGGACCCTCACGGAGTCTCAGACCCTGGTGATCGCCGACGGGGTGATCCAGGAGGTCGGAGCCTCTCCCGCCGTGCCCTCCGCGGCTCGGGAGATCTCGGCCGGGGGACGCGTGGTGATCCCCGGGCTCGTCGACGCCCATGTGCACGTCCTCGCCGGGACCGCGGACCTCTTCCGGCAGGCCGAGGAGTCCCCGTTCTATGTGGGAGCCCAAGGCTCACAGGTCATGCGCTCCATGCTCGCGCGGGGCTTCACCACGGTTCGCGACGTCGGCGGCGCCGACCACGGAGTGAGCCGGGCCGTGGCCGAGGGGCTCTGGGAGGGGCCCCGCGTGGTCTTCGGCGGCCGGGCACTCTCGCCCACCGGGGGCCATGGTGACGGACGTGCGCCCAGCCGCTTCGCCACCGATGACACCTGCTGCGACATCGGCCTGGTCTGCGACGGTGAGCCGGAGGTGCGGCGCGCGGCGCGCCATCAGCTGCGCACCGGCGCTCATCATGTCAAGGTCATGCTCTCCGGAGGGGTGGCCTCCCCGACGGACCGCGTCGACTCCGTGCAGTTCAGCGACGCCGAGATCAGTGCCGTGGTGGATGAGGCGCAGGCGGCGAACCGCTATGTGGCCGGCCACGCCTACACGGCCCGTGCGGTGAATCGCGGGCTGCGGCTGGGCGTGCGCAGCATCGAGCACGGCAACCTCATCGACGACGAGTCCGTGGAGCTGTTCCGTGCGCACGACGCCTATCTGGTGCCGACCTTGGTCACCTATGACCGGCTGAAAGCCGAGGGGGCCGCCGCGGGGCTCCCCCGCGCGAGCCAGGAGAAGGTCGACGTCGTCCTCGAGGCCGGCCTGCGTGCGCTGGAGCGAGCCTGGCGCGGCGGGGTGAACATCGTCTTCGGCACGGACCTGCTGGGTGCCATGCATCCGCACCAGAGCGCAGAGTTCCGCATCCGTGCGGAGGTCATGCCCGCCCGCGACGTCCTGCTCTCGGCGACCGTCACCGCCGCCCGGCTGCTCGGGATGGAGGGCCAGATCGGGGTGATCGCGCCCGGAGCTGCGGCGGACCTGCTGGTGGTGGACGGAGACCCGCTGGAGGATGCCGCGGTCCTGGCTGATCCGTCCCGGCACCTGCGGACGGTGGTGCAGGCAGGCCGAGTCGTGAGCTCCTCGCTGCCCTGACCTCGCCCTCAGGCTCGGGGCGCCGCCCGGGTCAGCCGACCAGTCCCGCCTGGTACACGTAGACCACCGCCTGGACGCGGTCGCGCAGCTGCAGCTTGGTGAGGATGCGCCGCACATGGGTCTTGACCGTGGCCTCCGAGAGGAAGAAGCGGCCGGCGATCTCCGCATTGGACAGGCCCTCGGCGACGGCGAAGAGCACCTCGGTCTCGCGATGGGTGAGAGGCTCGCGCACCACTCCGTCCTGAAGCGCCGCGGCGATGCGTTCTCCGCTGGGCAGGGCCGCCGTCTCCGCCGGCCCGGGTGCCGCCGCTGCGGTGCGGCGGGCAGGCGGTGCGGCGGGAAGCTCTCCGGAGCGAGTCCGGGTGGCCGGATCCGTCTGCTCCTGGGGCCGGTGCACATAGGTCTCCAGCAGCCGCTGGGTGATGCGCGGCGCGACGACGGCGTCCCCCTCGGCGACCACACGCACCGCGTGGACCAGGTCCTCCGGTGCCACGTCCTTGAGCAGGAACGCGCTCGCTCCAGCCTGCAGGCCGGAGAACGCGTACTCGTCCAGGTCGAAGGTGGTCAGGATGATGACGCGCGCACAGGGGTGGTCCGCGACGATCCGGCCGGTGGCCTCGATGCCGTCCATGCGGGGCATGCGCACGTCCATCAGCACCACCTCGGGCAGCTGCTCCTGCGGCAGGCTGTTCATCAGCTCCAGGGCCTCGACGCCGTCAGCGGCCTCCGCGACGACCTCCACGTCCGGCTCGCCTTCGAGGATCAGCCGGAATCCCATGCGCAGCAGGTGCTGATCGTCCACCAGCATCACCCGGATCGGCCCGGTGCGCACCTCAGCCCGTTCCTCGGTCCGTTCCCCTCGGTGCTCGAGCGCGTCAGTGCGTCGCGCGGCGTCCTCGTCCATCGTCTCCCTCATCTCCGTCGTCTCCCTCATCGCGGCACGTGCTCCCCCGTCGTCCCACGCCATTCCCGCATGACTGCGGCGTCAGGGTCCAGAGCCCTCAGCCGGTGCCTCGCCCCGCCGACGTCGGCTGCGGGGGCTCCAGCACAGCCCGCACCGTCCAGCCGCGGTGCCGTCCCGGTCCAGCGTAGACGGAGCCGCTGAAGAACGCGGCGCGTTCATTCATCCCACGGATGCCCTGCCCCGAGCCCACGGACTCCACCCGGCTCCCCACCGCCTGCGAGAGACCGTCATCGGTGACCGTGATGATCACCTGTCCCGCTCGGGTGATGCCCAGTGCCGCCTGATGGTCCTCCTCAAGGCCTTCGGCCCGCAGTGCCTCGGCCTCCTCCTCGGAGCTGCCCGGCCGATGCTCGATCCGCACCTGGACCGCGGTGACCTGTCTCCCGTAGCGCAGCACGTTGGTCAGCGACTCCTGGATGATCCGGTGCACGGTCAGTCCGAAGGCGACGTCGTCGGGCAGCGGCGGCCCCTGGGTGGTCACAGTCAGCGGCATCCCCGCCCGGCGGAACCCCTCGTAGAGCTCCTCCAGCGACTCGCGTGCCGGCCGGAGGGCGCGGTCGACGCCGTCCCCCTGCCGAAGCACCCCGATCACGCGCCGCATGTCCGCCAACGCGGTCCGACCGGTGCTGGACACTTCGCCGAGCACCTCAGCCGCCCGCTCCGGATCCCGCCGGACCACGACCCTGGCGCCGTCGGCCAGTGAGATCATCACCGACAGCGAATGCGCCACCACATCGTGCATCTCCCGGGCGATCCGGTTCCGCTCGGCCACCTGCGCGAGCTCATGGCTGCGGCTGGCCCATTCGAGGACCTCCCGCTCGTGGCTGCGACCACGGCGCACCGCAGCTCCGATGCCGCCGGAGATACCTACCGAGAGAGCCATGATGATCACCATGGGGATCAGCAGCTCATGGGGACTGGATCCATTGTTGAAGATCTCCTCCAGGTAGGCGAAGTCGTATCTCTCCAACCAGGCGTCGGCGCGCAGCAGCGGCAGATACGCCACCACGGTGCCTGCGACCCCGACCACCAGCCCTCTGACCAGACCGCGATGCAGGCCCACGCAGTAGATGGCAAAACACAGGCCCACCATCTGCGCCCCCTGCCACGGGTAGACGAAGATCCCGGCCGTCTCACCGAGGACCACCGCGGCGGCGATCCCCACGGGCCAGCGATGTCGAAACAGCAGCGCCGCTGCGATCACGGCCTGGACTGCACCCAGCCACCAGGCGTCAGCTCCCATGTCGATGAAGGCGCCGGGCAGGCTCCAGGCCGAGAGGAACACGTAGATGGCCGAGACGATGAGGTTCATCGTCCGTGGGTGCCGGCGAAGCCAGCCGCGCATCCCCCGGCGCCGGACGATGCCCAGATCCTGCCAACCCGGTGGCTGCTGTCCTCCGGCCGGTGTCCCCGTCGATGGCGCCGTCGTACTCATGCCACGAGCCTACTGGCCTGCCCGGTCATTCTGACCGCCCCGAGTTCAGGCGTCCCTGCGGCGGAAAAGGAGCCCACCCGTCACAGTCATGACCGCCGTCCAGGCACCCATCCCCACACCGGCGGCGAAAGAGCCGATCCCATCCCTGGGGGCCGGGCCCGGGACGGTGAAACTGCTCATCAGGTTCGCGAACTGCCACCGGTAGAGCGTCATGACCAGCTCGGACTCCTCGGTGACTGACACCAGGATCTCCATGGCCATAGGCAGCACGAACAGCAGGATCGCCAACGTGACGATCCCTCCGGCAGTGCTGCGCAGGATGGCACCGAGTCCGAAGCCGACCAGACCGGCCAGAACCACTCCCGCCCAATGGGTGATGAGCCGGTGCCAGGTCTCGGTAGCTGTGAAGTCCGGGGTGAGACCGTGCGTGGCCGCAAAGGGCAGCGCGACCGCGAGGATCCCGACGATCATCAGTGCGGCCAGTACCCCCAGCACCACGGCGGTGGCCAGCACCTTGGCGGTGTAGAGCACCACCCGGCGGGGCACCGCAGAGAGCGACGAGCGGACTGATCCGCTGGCGTGCTCGGAGGTGATAGCGATGACCCCGATGCAGCCGAGGAGGATGACGGCGAAGTAGAGGCCGGTCAGCGGGGTCTCGAGGGCCATGTCCCGCAACGCCGCCTCGGGCAGTCCCGCCCCGGGGTCCTCCTGCTGCCAGCTGATCATGCTGTTCAGGCTGGCCCCGGACATCCAGGCGAAGAGCAGCACCAGCACCAGAGCGCTGGCGCCGAGCCACCAGGTGGCGCGCAGCCAGACGAGCTTCTGCAGTTCGGAGCGCAGCACACGAAGGAAGCTCAGTCCGCTCAAGGCAGGGTCGACCTCGAACCGGCGCTGCGGCTCCGTGGCGGTGCAGGTGTTGAGGCGTAGCCCCGGCGCACCCTGGGGATGGCCGACGCTCGAGGATCCAGTCTCAGGAGTCATGTCAGCGCCCTTCTTCATGGTCGGGTCCGTTCGGCGCCTCGTCAGGGGCGAGGGAGACCGTGCCGGAGCTCTCGAGCCCGCCGCTGCGGTGCTCGACGGCGTCATGTGTGAGTCGCAGGTAGGAATCCTCCAGCGAGCTCCGCAGCGGCGTGAGCTCGTGCAGCACCGCTCCGATGTCACGGGCGCGGCGACCGATGCTGCGGGCGTCGAGCCCGGTGACCTCGAACGTCTCGGCATCGTGCCCGGTGACCGTGACCTCGGCAGCCGAGAGGGAGTTCATCAGATCAGCGGCGTCTTCGGTGCGCACCAGTACGCGGGACTCCCCTGCGGCGTCGATGAAGTCCTGCAGGGGCATATCGGCCAGGATCCGGCCGCGGCCGAGCACGATCAGGTGGTCGGCGGTCTGGGCCATCTCAGACATCAGGTGGGAGGAGAGCAGCACGGTGCGGCCCTCGGCGGCGAGCTGACGGGTCAGCTGCCGCACCCAACGGACGCCCTCAGGGTCTAGGCCGTTGACCGGTTCGTCGAGGATCAGTGTGGCGGGATCGCCGAGCAGCGCGGCGGCGATGCCGAGCCGCTGATTCATACCCAGCGAGTAGCTCTTGACGCGGCGGCCGTCAACTGAGCCCAGCCCGGTCATCTCGATCACCTCGTCCACACGCTGTCGGCCGATGCCGTGGGTGCTGGCGAGGAGGCGCAGGTGCTGCCGCCCCGTGCGTCCGGGATGGGTGGCGCCGGCGTCGAGCACAGCCCCGGCCTGACGCAGCGGCGCATCATGCTGGGAGAAAGGGAGACCGTTGACGGTGATCGTCCCGGAGGTGGGGCGGTCCAGGCCCATGGCCAGGCGCATGGTGGTGGACTTCCCGGCCCCGTTGGGGCCGAGAAATCCGGTGACCTTCCCGGGCGCAGCAGTGAAGCTGATGCCGTCTACGGCGGTCCGGGGCCGGGAGGTGCCGGCGCCGTAGGTCTTGCTCAGGTCCTCGGCGGTGATCATGACTCTCCGATCGGTGGTCGCGATGCCCCTCACTCTACGGAGCCGCAACCGCGCGACGCTTCAGCCTGTGGGGGTATCTTGTGTCGACCAGATCGTCGACCAGACCCGTCACGTCATCCTTCAGAAGGAGACGCGGCCCGCTCCTCTGCCATCCTGACGATGGCCCCGTCGCGAGGCATGCCGTCGAGCGCCGTGCTCCCAGGCTCCTGAGCGTGCTTCCTCCAGGACGGGTCCAGGCCCTCCACCTGACATCCCTGCCACGTCA
It contains:
- a CDS encoding metal-dependent hydrolase family protein, whose product is MPEIPGARTGDEPLVIREATVADVATGTLTESQTLVIADGVIQEVGASPAVPSAAREISAGGRVVIPGLVDAHVHVLAGTADLFRQAEESPFYVGAQGSQVMRSMLARGFTTVRDVGGADHGVSRAVAEGLWEGPRVVFGGRALSPTGGHGDGRAPSRFATDDTCCDIGLVCDGEPEVRRAARHQLRTGAHHVKVMLSGGVASPTDRVDSVQFSDAEISAVVDEAQAANRYVAGHAYTARAVNRGLRLGVRSIEHGNLIDDESVELFRAHDAYLVPTLVTYDRLKAEGAAAGLPRASQEKVDVVLEAGLRALERAWRGGVNIVFGTDLLGAMHPHQSAEFRIRAEVMPARDVLLSATVTAARLLGMEGQIGVIAPGAAADLLVVDGDPLEDAAVLADPSRHLRTVVQAGRVVSSSLP
- a CDS encoding response regulator transcription factor, which produces MLVDDQHLLRMGFRLILEGEPDVEVVAEAADGVEALELMNSLPQEQLPEVVLMDVRMPRMDGIEATGRIVADHPCARVIILTTFDLDEYAFSGLQAGASAFLLKDVAPEDLVHAVRVVAEGDAVVAPRITQRLLETYVHRPQEQTDPATRTRSGELPAAPPARRTAAAAPGPAETAALPSGERIAAALQDGVVREPLTHRETEVLFAVAEGLSNAEIAGRFFLSEATVKTHVRRILTKLQLRDRVQAVVYVYQAGLVG
- a CDS encoding sensor histidine kinase — protein: MSTTAPSTGTPAGGQQPPGWQDLGIVRRRGMRGWLRRHPRTMNLIVSAIYVFLSAWSLPGAFIDMGADAWWLGAVQAVIAAALLFRHRWPVGIAAAVVLGETAGIFVYPWQGAQMVGLCFAIYCVGLHRGLVRGLVVGVAGTVVAYLPLLRADAWLERYDFAYLEEIFNNGSSPHELLIPMVIIMALSVGISGGIGAAVRRGRSHEREVLEWASRSHELAQVAERNRIAREMHDVVAHSLSVMISLADGARVVVRRDPERAAEVLGEVSSTGRTALADMRRVIGVLRQGDGVDRALRPARESLEELYEGFRRAGMPLTVTTQGPPLPDDVAFGLTVHRIIQESLTNVLRYGRQVTAVQVRIEHRPGSSEEEAEALRAEGLEEDHQAALGITRAGQVIITVTDDGLSQAVGSRVESVGSGQGIRGMNERAAFFSGSVYAGPGRHRGWTVRAVLEPPQPTSAGRGTG
- a CDS encoding ABC transporter permease subunit is translated as MTPETGSSSVGHPQGAPGLRLNTCTATEPQRRFEVDPALSGLSFLRVLRSELQKLVWLRATWWLGASALVLVLLFAWMSGASLNSMISWQQEDPGAGLPEAALRDMALETPLTGLYFAVILLGCIGVIAITSEHASGSVRSSLSAVPRRVVLYTAKVLATAVVLGVLAALMIVGILAVALPFAATHGLTPDFTATETWHRLITHWAGVVLAGLVGFGLGAILRSTAGGIVTLAILLFVLPMAMEILVSVTEESELVMTLYRWQFANLMSSFTVPGPAPRDGIGSFAAGVGMGAWTAVMTVTGGLLFRRRDA
- a CDS encoding ABC transporter ATP-binding protein; the encoded protein is MITAEDLSKTYGAGTSRPRTAVDGISFTAAPGKVTGFLGPNGAGKSTTMRLAMGLDRPTSGTITVNGLPFSQHDAPLRQAGAVLDAGATHPGRTGRQHLRLLASTHGIGRQRVDEVIEMTGLGSVDGRRVKSYSLGMNQRLGIAAALLGDPATLILDEPVNGLDPEGVRWVRQLTRQLAAEGRTVLLSSHLMSEMAQTADHLIVLGRGRILADMPLQDFIDAAGESRVLVRTEDAADLMNSLSAAEVTVTGHDAETFEVTGLDARSIGRRARDIGAVLHELTPLRSSLEDSYLRLTHDAVEHRSGGLESSGTVSLAPDEAPNGPDHEEGR